One stretch of Gemmatimonadaceae bacterium DNA includes these proteins:
- a CDS encoding protein kinase, whose product MSAVAERLTAALADRYRIERELGQGGMATVYLAEDLKHKRRVALKVLKPELAAVLGAERFVQEITTTAALQHPHILPLFDSGEADGFLYYVMPFIDGETLRAKLDRETQLGVDEAVHIATDVADVLHYAHTRGVIHRDIKPENILLANGRPMVADFGIALAVSAAAGGRTTETGLSLGTPHYMSPEQATAEKDISARSDVYSLGSVLYEMLAGQPPHLGGSAQQIIMKIITEPTQPVTTLRKSVPPNVSAALAKALEKVPADRFESAAKFSEALKNSAFTTTTSAQIASGSASWKQRAAVPLLMALLLALGTTGWLWTKRAHPAPVTRLDLAVGTATPLASSDVVISPDGSTLAFVGVLGTDPPTIYVRRLDGDGDFHKVPGTEGANASPTFSPDSRSMAFRRGQTDGTLVRMELKGGTTMNLLHLGVVPGTYLHWGTDDKIVYSGGPKGIYRISATGGTPEFLAKTAAAERYSFLLPDGSGLLFSNAEGVSVLTFATDSVTVLAQHAVHPAYIATGHVLYIAESGGLFAVPFDLRRHVTTGQPFMLLDRVAAAVGQRGYSVSSNGVLVYHEGTPNLRTGGQVPNRLALVDFTGVIAPIQIPSGTYALPRFAPNRGAIAYQVWANRGIDRDIHTFDLATKTDVRLTFADDNTNAVWSPDGTRMLFVKEVGGSNRSDLFVKPADNSGSEQLVHPQVRREVPSDWFRGDTVLFNAIGTGGWDIFTYAMKGGGTPQPYADGAWNETTARVSPDGTLAAFTSSESGSPEIWIRDFPIPKGKWQVSSTSGQGVRWSRDGKYVYYWKSFAAAGDSLFRARIDRTPAVVVRAPEFLLSLAVSGGVENWDLHPDGKRFVVTLPDLPSNPPASTPGAQASRYLVVQNWFTELQAITARAKN is encoded by the coding sequence ATGAGCGCGGTCGCCGAACGGCTCACCGCCGCATTGGCTGATCGCTACCGCATCGAGCGCGAGCTGGGGCAGGGCGGCATGGCCACGGTGTACCTCGCCGAGGATCTCAAGCACAAGCGTCGCGTCGCACTCAAGGTGCTGAAGCCAGAGCTCGCTGCCGTACTCGGCGCCGAGCGCTTCGTGCAGGAGATCACGACCACGGCGGCGCTGCAGCATCCGCATATCTTGCCGTTGTTCGATAGTGGCGAGGCGGACGGATTCCTGTACTACGTGATGCCGTTCATCGACGGCGAGACGTTGCGCGCAAAGCTCGATCGCGAAACACAGCTCGGCGTGGACGAGGCCGTGCACATCGCGACCGATGTGGCCGACGTGCTGCATTACGCCCACACGCGCGGCGTCATTCACCGCGATATCAAGCCGGAGAATATTCTGCTGGCGAACGGTCGGCCGATGGTGGCCGACTTCGGTATCGCGCTGGCCGTGTCCGCTGCGGCCGGTGGGCGCACGACGGAAACCGGCCTGAGTCTCGGCACACCGCACTACATGTCGCCCGAGCAAGCCACCGCCGAGAAGGACATCAGCGCGCGCAGTGACGTGTACTCGCTGGGCAGTGTGCTGTACGAAATGCTCGCCGGGCAACCGCCACACCTCGGCGGTTCCGCGCAGCAGATCATCATGAAGATCATCACGGAGCCCACGCAGCCGGTGACGACACTGCGCAAGTCGGTGCCGCCGAATGTGTCGGCTGCACTCGCCAAGGCGCTGGAGAAAGTTCCGGCCGACCGTTTCGAGAGCGCGGCGAAGTTCAGTGAGGCGCTGAAGAATTCCGCCTTCACGACAACCACGTCCGCGCAGATTGCCAGCGGCAGTGCGTCATGGAAACAGCGCGCCGCTGTGCCTCTGCTGATGGCGTTGCTCCTCGCGCTCGGTACCACGGGTTGGCTCTGGACCAAGCGCGCGCACCCGGCTCCCGTCACGCGCCTCGATCTCGCGGTTGGCACGGCGACACCGCTCGCCAGCAGTGACGTCGTGATCTCGCCAGACGGGTCGACGCTGGCGTTCGTCGGCGTGTTGGGCACCGACCCGCCGACTATCTACGTTCGCCGCCTCGATGGCGACGGCGACTTTCACAAGGTGCCGGGGACCGAAGGCGCAAACGCGTCGCCGACCTTCTCGCCGGACAGCCGGTCGATGGCCTTTCGCCGCGGCCAGACGGACGGCACGCTGGTGCGGATGGAGCTGAAGGGAGGAACGACGATGAATCTCCTGCACCTCGGCGTCGTGCCCGGCACCTACCTGCACTGGGGCACCGACGACAAGATCGTCTACTCGGGTGGCCCCAAGGGTATCTACCGCATTTCGGCGACGGGCGGCACGCCGGAGTTCCTGGCCAAGACCGCGGCCGCGGAGCGCTACTCCTTCCTGCTGCCCGATGGCTCCGGGCTTCTGTTCAGCAACGCCGAGGGCGTGTCAGTGCTCACCTTCGCGACTGACTCGGTCACCGTTCTCGCCCAGCATGCCGTGCATCCCGCCTACATTGCCACGGGGCACGTGCTCTACATCGCGGAATCCGGCGGCCTCTTCGCGGTCCCGTTCGACCTCCGCCGCCATGTCACCACAGGCCAGCCGTTCATGCTGCTCGACAGGGTCGCGGCGGCGGTCGGGCAACGTGGCTACTCCGTGTCAAGCAATGGCGTGCTCGTGTATCACGAGGGAACGCCGAACCTCCGGACGGGTGGTCAGGTTCCAAACCGTCTCGCGCTCGTCGACTTCACTGGGGTCATCGCGCCGATTCAGATTCCCTCAGGCACATACGCCCTGCCGCGGTTTGCGCCCAACCGCGGAGCGATTGCCTATCAGGTGTGGGCCAACCGAGGCATTGACCGCGATATTCATACGTTCGATCTCGCCACAAAGACCGATGTCCGCCTCACGTTCGCCGATGACAACACGAATGCAGTCTGGTCTCCCGACGGGACGCGCATGCTCTTCGTGAAGGAGGTCGGCGGAAGCAATCGGTCCGATCTCTTCGTCAAGCCGGCCGATAACAGCGGATCCGAGCAGTTGGTCCATCCGCAAGTCCGGCGCGAAGTACCCAGCGATTGGTTTCGCGGTGACACTGTGCTGTTCAACGCGATCGGCACCGGCGGGTGGGACATTTTCACTTACGCGATGAAAGGTGGCGGAACCCCACAGCCATACGCCGACGGAGCATGGAATGAGACCACTGCCAGAGTGTCGCCGGACGGCACACTCGCGGCATTCACCTCCAGTGAGTCAGGCTCGCCCGAGATTTGGATCCGCGACTTCCCCATTCCGAAGGGCAAGTGGCAAGTATCCTCCACGTCTGGGCAGGGGGTACGATGGTCGCGGGACGGGAAGTATGTCTACTACTGGAAGTCGTTCGCTGCGGCCGGTGACTCGCTCTTCCGTGCGCGCATTGACCGGACGCCTGCGGTCGTCGTGCGTGCGCCCGAGTTTCTGCTGTCGCTCGCCGTCAGCGGCGGCGTGGAGAACTGGGATCTCCATCCTGATGGCAAGCGGTTCGTCGTCACGCTTCCGGACCTCCCTTCCAATCCACCTGCGAGCACCCCCGGCGCGCAGGCCTCGCGATACCTCGTCGTACAGAATTGGTTTACGGAACTGCAAGCGATCACGGCAAGGGCGAAGAATTGA
- a CDS encoding PD40 domain-containing protein: protein MTFDRVDRAPQWHPNGAQLMYVSQFIGHGNALRMVRSDGSSTAPVLLVDRASAGSWSADSQWVVFQTASRNLVGGEALTPGIFGIRLGRDSTRVPLVDSPFAEYNPSVSPDGRWLLYESNVSGVYEVYVRPFPNTKESLTPISTGGGSRPKWSRDGREIFFANAKRELVSTAVIPGRTFAVGASQVLFSLQGISDWDVAPESKGFIMLRARESQLRRKLVVVENFLEELKAKVPP from the coding sequence GTGACCTTCGATCGCGTTGACCGCGCGCCCCAGTGGCACCCGAATGGCGCGCAGCTCATGTACGTATCGCAGTTCATCGGACATGGAAATGCACTGCGAATGGTGCGATCGGACGGGAGCAGCACCGCCCCGGTCTTGCTGGTCGATCGCGCCAGTGCGGGCTCGTGGAGTGCCGACAGCCAATGGGTCGTCTTCCAGACCGCCAGCCGGAACCTCGTGGGCGGTGAGGCGCTCACACCCGGCATCTTTGGTATTCGTCTGGGCCGTGATTCGACGCGCGTGCCGCTCGTCGACAGTCCATTTGCCGAATACAACCCGTCGGTCTCACCCGATGGACGCTGGCTGCTCTACGAATCCAATGTGAGCGGGGTTTACGAAGTGTATGTCCGCCCGTTCCCGAACACGAAGGAATCTCTCACCCCGATCTCAACCGGCGGAGGCTCGCGGCCCAAGTGGTCGCGCGACGGTCGAGAGATCTTCTTCGCCAATGCGAAGCGCGAGTTGGTGAGCACCGCCGTCATTCCCGGCCGGACGTTCGCCGTCGGCGCCTCGCAAGTGCTGTTCTCGCTGCAAGGCATCAGCGATTGGGATGTCGCGCCGGAAAGCAAAGGCTTCATCATGTTGCGAGCCCGTGAGAGTCAGCTGCGCCGGAAGCTCGTGGTGGTGGAGAACTTCCTTGAAGAGCTGAAGGCCAAGGTGCCGCCATGA